A region of Meleagris gallopavo isolate NT-WF06-2002-E0010 breed Aviagen turkey brand Nicholas breeding stock chromosome 29, Turkey_5.1, whole genome shotgun sequence DNA encodes the following proteins:
- the ACE gene encoding LOW QUALITY PROTEIN: angiotensin-converting enzyme (The sequence of the model RefSeq protein was modified relative to this genomic sequence to represent the inferred CDS: inserted 1 base in 1 codon) → MPAALGLLLPWLSLVGALQPGLEPPEFDPTEAGAVLFADAYNSTAEIVLFQSVSASWNYNTNLTTANAALQVEASLEEQNFTELWGKKAKELYGNMWSNFSDPQLKKIIGSIQTLGPSNLPLDKRQQYNTILSDMDKIYSTAKVCLDNGTCWDLEPDISDIMASSRSYKKLLYAWEGWHNAAGNPLRAKYEEFVTLSNEAYQMDGFEDTGSYWRSWYDSTTFEDDLEHLYNQLEPLYLNLHAFVRRKLYDRYGPKYINLKGPIPAHLLGNMWAQQWNNIYDLMVPYPDKPNLDVTSTMVNQGWNATHMFRVSEEFFTSLGLLEMPPEFWDKSMLEKPADGREVVCHASAWDFYNRKDFRIKQCTTVTMEQLFTVHHEMGHVQYYLQYKDQPVSFRGGANPGFHEAIGDVMSLSVSTPSHLQKIGLLSSAVEDEESNINYLLKMALEKIAFLPFGYLIDQWRWNVFNGRTPPSRYNYDWWYLRTKYQGICAPVSRNESNFDPGAKYHIPGNTPYIRYFVSFILQFQFHKALCQAANHTGPLHTCDIYMSKEAGAKLREVLKAGSSKSWQEILFNLTGTDKMDAGALLEYFSPVTTWLQEQNNKTNEVLGWPEFDWRPPVPEGYPEGIDKIVDEAQAKEFLSEYNSTAEVVWNAYTEASWDYNTNITDHNREVMLEKNLAMSKHTIEYGMRARQFDPSDFQDETVTRILNKLSVLERAALPEDELMEYNTLLSEMETTYSVAKVCRENNTCHPLDPDLTDILATSRDYNELLFAWKGWRDASGAKIKDKYKRYVELSNKAAVLNGYTDNGAYWRSLYETPTFEEDLERLYLQLQPLYLNLHAYVRRALYNKYGAEHISLRGPIPAHLLGNMWAQSWSNIFDLVMPFPDATKVDATPAMKQQGWTPKMMFEESDRFFTSLGLIPMPQEFWDKSMIEKPADGREVVCHASAWDFYNRKDFRIKQCTVVNMDDLITVHHEMGHVQYFLQYMDQPISFRDGANPGFHEAIGDVMALSVSXPKHLHSINLLDQVTENEESDINYLMSIALDKIAFLPFGYLMDQWRWKVFDGRIKEDEYNQQWWNLRLKYQGLCSPVPRSEDDFDPGAKFHIPANVPYIRYFVSFVIQFQFHEALCKAAGHTGPLHTCDIYQSKEAGKLLGDAMKLGFSKPWPEAMQLITGQPNMSAEALMSYFEPLMTWLVKENTKNGEVLGWPDYSWTPYAATELHAATDTTDFLGMSVGTKQATAGAWVLLALALVFLIVSIFLGVKLFSSRRKAFKSSSEMELK, encoded by the exons GTCGAGGCATCGCTGGAGGAACAAAACTTCACAGAATTGTGGGGGAAGAAAGCCAAAGAGCTCTATGGCAACATGTGGAGCAATTTCAGTGAcccacagctgaagaaaatcatCGGCTCCATCCAGACCCTGGGGCCCTCCAACCTGCCCCTGGACAAGCGGCAGCAG TACAACACCATCCTGAGCGACATGGACAAAATATACTCCACAGCCAAGGTGTGCCTTGACAATGGGACCTGCTGGGATCTGGAGCCAG ACATCTCAGACATCATGGCCAGCTCCCGCAGCTACAAGAAGCTCCTCTACGCCTGGGAGGGTTGGCACAATGCTGCAGGCAACCCACTGCGTGCCAAGTACGAGGAGTTCGTGACGTTGAGCAACGAGGCGTATCAGATGGACG GATTTGAGGACACAGGCAGCTACTGGCGCTCCTGGtatgactccaccacctttgAGGAtgacctggagcatctctacAACCAGCTGGAGCCACTCTACCTCAACCTGCACGCTTTTGTCCGAAGAAAGCTCTATGATCGCTATGGCCCCAAATACATTAACTTGAAGGGCCCCATCCCTGCTCACCTCCTCG gcAACATGTGGGCTCAGCAGTGGAATAATATCTATGATCTAATGGTCCCCTACCCTGATAAGCCTAACCTGGATGTCACAAGCACCATGGTGAATCAG GGCTGGAATGCCACCCACATGTTCCGGGTCTCGGAGGAGTTCTTCACTTCCCTGGGACTGCTGGAAATGCCACCTGAGTTCTGGGACAAGTCCATGCTGGAGAAGCCAGCAGATGGCCGGGAAGTGGTGTGTCATGCCTCAGCGTGGGACTTCTACAACCGCAAGGACTTCAG GATCAAGCAGTGCACAACAGTGACCATGGAGCAGCTGTTCACAGTGCACCACGAGATGGGCCACGTGCAGTACTACCTGCAGTACAAGGACCAGCCTGTCTCCTTCCGTGGTGGGGCCAACCCTGGCTTCCATGAGGCCATTGGTGATGTCATGTCCCTGTCCGTCTCCACCCCCAGCCACCTCCAGAAAATTGGGctcctcagcagtgctgtcGAGGATGAAG AGAGCAACATCAACTACCTGCTGAAGATGGCTTTGGAGAAGATTGCCTTCCTGCCCTTTGGCTACCTCATCGACCAGTGGCGCTGGAATGTGTTCAATGGCCGCACACCCCCGAGCCGTTACAACTACGACTGGTGGTACCTGAG AACCAAATACCAGGGTATTTGTGCTCCAGTTTCGAGGAATGAAAGCAACTTTGACCCCGGAGCAAAGTACCACATCCCTGGGAACACCCCTTACATCAG GTACTTTGTGAGTTTCATCCTCCAGTTCCAGTTTCACAAGGCGCTGTGCCAGGCGGCCAACCACACCGGTCCCCTGCACACCTGTGACATCTACATGTCCAAAGAGGCTGGAGCCAAACTCAG GGAGGTGTTGAAGGCTGGATCTTCCAAGTCATGGCAGGAAATCCTGTTCAACCTCACTGGCACGGATAAGATGGATGCTGGGGCGCTCCTGGAGTATTTCAGCCCTGTCACCACCTGGTTGCAGGAGCAGAACAACAAGACCAACGAGGTGCTGGGCTGGCCTGAGTTTGACTGGCGTCCCCCTGTCCCCGAAGGCTACCCTGAAGGCATCG ATAAAATAGTAGATGAAGCACAAGCTAAAGAGTTCTTGTCCGAGTACAACAGCACGGCTGAGGTGGTGTGGAATGCTTACACTGAGGCATCTTGGGACTACAACACCAACATCACTGACCACAACAGGGAAGTCATG CTGGAGAAGAACTTGGCCATGTCCAAGCACACCATTGAGTATGGCATGAGAGCCAGGCAGTTCGACCCCTCGGACTTCCAGGACGAAACTGTCACCCGCATCCTCAATAAGTTGAGTGTTCTTGAGAGGGCAGCCCTGCCAGAGGATGAGCTGATGGAG TACAACACCCTCCTCTCAGAAATGGAGACCACATACAGCGTAGCCAAGGTCTGCAGGGAGAACAACACCTGCCACCCCTTGGATCCTG ACCTCACGGACATCCTGGCTACCTCACGGGACTATAACGAGCTCCTCTTTGCCTGGAAGGGCTGGCGGGATGCTTCTGGGGCGAAAATCAAGGACAAATACAAGAGATACGTGGAACTGAGCAACAAGGCAGCTGTGCTGAATG GATACACAGACAATGGGGCTTACTGGAGATCCCTGTATGAGACACCCACCTTTGAGGAAGATCTGGAGAGGCTGtacctgcagctgcagcccctaTACCTCAACCTGCATGCCTACGTACGTCGAGCCCTGTACAACAAATATGGAGCAGAGCACATAAGCCTGAGGGGTCCCATTCCTGCTCACTTGCTGG GCAACATGTGGGCCCAGTCATGGTCCAACATCTTCGACTTGGTGATGCCCTTCCCAGATGCCACCAAGGTGGATGCCACTCCAGCCATGAAACAACAG GGCTGGACGCCCAAGATGATGTTTGAGGAGTCAGACCGTTTCTTTACCTCCCTGGGCCTCATCCCCATGCCGCAGGAGTTCTGGGACAAGTCCATGATTGAGAAGCCAGCAGATGGGCGGGAGGTGGTGTGTCATGCCTCAGCCTGGGACTTCTACAACCGCAAGGACTTCAG GATCAAGCAGTGCACCGTGGTGAACATGGATGACCTAATCACAGTGCACCATGAGATGGGCCATGTGCAGTACTTCCTGCAGTACATGGACCAGCCCATCTCCTTCCGTGATGGAGCCAACCCTGGCTTCCACGAGGCCATCGGGGATGTTATGGCCTTGTCTGTTT ACCCGAAACACCTGCACAGCATCAACCTGCTGGACCAAGTGACAGAAAATGAAG AAAGTGACATCAACTACCTGATGAGCATCGCCCTGGACAAAATTGCCTTCCTGCCTTTTGGATACCTCATGGACCAGTGGCGCTGGAAGGTGTTTGATGGGCGGATCAAGGAGGATGAGTACAACCAGCAGTGGTGGAACCTCAG GCTGAAGTACCAGGGCTTGTGTTCACCAGTACCAAGGTCTGAAGATGACTTTGACCCAGGGGCAAAGTTTCACATCCCTGCCAACGTCCCCTACATCAG GTACTTTGTCAGCTTCGTCATCCAGTTCCAGTTCCACGAGGCGCTCTGCAAAGCAGCTGGGCACACGGGACCCCTGCACACATGTGACATCTACCAGTCCAAGGAGGCCGGGAAGCTGCTGGG AGATGCCATGAAGCTGGGTTTCAGCAAGCCATGGCCTGAAGCCATGCAGCTCATCACGGGACAGCCCAACATGTCAGCAGAGGCCCTGATGAGCTACTTTGAGCCCCTCATGACATGGCTGGTGAAGGAGAACACAAAGAACGGGGAGGTGCTGGGCTGGCCCGACTACAGCTGGACTCCTTACGCAG CCACCGAATTGCACGCTGCCACTGACACAACTGATTTTCTGGGCATGTCTGTCGGCACCAAACAAGCCACTGCGGGCGCCTGGGTCCTGCTGGCACTGGCACTTGTCTTCCTGATCGTCTCCATTTTCTTGGGTGTCAAGTTGTTCTCATCAAGGAGAAAGGCCTTCAAATCCAGCTCGGAAATGGAACTGAAATAA